A region of Domibacillus sp. DTU_2020_1001157_1_SI_ALB_TIR_016 DNA encodes the following proteins:
- a CDS encoding tartrate dehydrogenase gives MSETKKIRLAVIPGDGIGTEVVEAGLRVMNHLAKNSNGKFEFESDFFPWGCEYYLEHGKMMDEDGVEKLRDYDAIYFGAVGFPGVPDHVSLWGLRLAICQGFDQWANIRPIEFLPGVPRRLNHPDVDSLNWVLIRENSEGEYSGIGGRNFSGRGPGKEVAVQSALFTEHGCERIIRYAFDLARTRKRKKVTSITKSNAQQYGMVLWDEVFARVSKDYPDVETDQWLVDAAAAQFVLKPEELEVVVASNLFADILSDLGSALAGSLGLAASANINPEGTAPSMFESVHGSAPDIAGQGISNPIGAIGSAALMLDHLGLKEEAELINKAIAETTRQGILTRDLGGTYNTSEITDAIIENLSKVKTEV, from the coding sequence ATGAGCGAAACAAAAAAAATCCGTTTAGCTGTTATTCCGGGAGATGGAATTGGTACAGAAGTCGTTGAAGCTGGTCTTCGTGTAATGAACCACTTAGCAAAAAATTCTAACGGTAAGTTCGAATTTGAAAGCGATTTCTTCCCTTGGGGCTGCGAATACTATTTAGAACATGGAAAAATGATGGATGAAGATGGAGTAGAAAAACTAAGAGATTATGACGCGATTTATTTTGGAGCGGTTGGATTTCCTGGAGTACCAGACCATGTTAGCTTATGGGGCTTGCGTCTGGCAATCTGCCAGGGATTTGATCAATGGGCGAATATCCGCCCTATCGAATTTCTTCCTGGTGTTCCAAGACGACTTAATCACCCAGACGTGGATTCCTTAAATTGGGTATTGATTCGTGAAAACTCTGAAGGAGAATATTCAGGAATCGGGGGCCGGAATTTCTCCGGGCGTGGACCTGGAAAAGAGGTGGCTGTGCAATCCGCTTTGTTTACAGAACATGGCTGCGAACGTATTATCCGTTATGCCTTTGATCTTGCACGGACACGCAAAAGAAAGAAAGTAACGAGTATTACGAAAAGCAATGCCCAGCAGTATGGGATGGTACTCTGGGATGAAGTATTTGCCCGCGTAAGCAAGGATTATCCGGATGTAGAGACGGATCAATGGCTTGTTGATGCAGCAGCTGCACAATTTGTATTGAAACCGGAGGAACTAGAAGTTGTGGTGGCTTCTAATTTGTTTGCAGATATCCTTTCTGATCTAGGCAGTGCTCTTGCAGGAAGTTTAGGGCTGGCTGCCAGCGCAAATATTAATCCTGAAGGAACTGCACCAAGTATGTTCGAATCCGTTCATGGATCAGCCCCTGATATTGCAGGGCAGGGAATTTCCAATCCAATTGGAGCCATTGGAAGTGCTGCGTTAATGCTGGATCATTTGGGGCTAAAAGAAGAAGCAGAGCTTATCAACAAAGCCATTGCCGAAACGACACGCCAGGGCATTCTTACTCGTGACCTGGGAGGAACATATAACACAAGCGAAATAACGGATGCTATCATAGAAAATCTGTCTAAAGTTAAAACAGAAGTATGA
- a CDS encoding GntR family transcriptional regulator, protein MKENMVEKDHEKNFSLNETGMEKEMLFFIDNLEGLDEYRLPQRAYHIIRLAIRDLILSPGKTILEREMAEVLQMSRTPVREALVRLETEGMVRLIPRRGFIVEPIEREDLKQVYEIVEALDGLAVGLATEKVGEEEISKLESLIEQQEEALEQNDLKKWAILDDEFHHLIIDYAENKRLRAVIDSHSDQLYRARLFTINQRPLPFHSIVEHKAIVSCMRAKDGHAASVLMQSHRNRARNEILTAIGDTAQMD, encoded by the coding sequence ATGAAAGAAAATATGGTTGAAAAAGATCATGAAAAAAACTTTTCTTTAAACGAAACAGGCATGGAGAAGGAAATGCTGTTCTTTATTGATAACCTGGAAGGTCTGGATGAATACCGTCTGCCACAGCGGGCATACCACATTATCCGCCTTGCTATCCGTGATTTGATTCTTTCTCCGGGAAAAACGATATTAGAGAGGGAAATGGCTGAAGTGCTGCAAATGAGCCGTACTCCTGTAAGAGAAGCGCTCGTGCGTTTGGAAACAGAAGGCATGGTTCGTCTTATCCCTAGACGAGGATTTATTGTGGAGCCGATCGAGAGAGAAGACCTTAAACAAGTTTATGAAATTGTAGAAGCACTCGATGGCCTTGCTGTTGGCCTTGCCACTGAAAAGGTAGGGGAAGAAGAGATAAGCAAACTTGAATCATTGATTGAGCAGCAGGAAGAAGCACTTGAGCAAAATGATTTAAAAAAATGGGCCATTCTAGATGACGAGTTTCACCACCTCATTATTGATTACGCAGAAAATAAACGTCTTAGAGCGGTAATAGACAGCCATTCAGACCAATTATATCGAGCCCGATTATTTACAATCAATCAGCGGCCGCTTCCTTTTCATTCTATAGTGGAACATAAAGCCATTGTTTCATGTATGAGAGCAAAAGACGGTCATGCAGCTAGTGTTTTAATGCAGTCACACCGAAATCGTGCGCGTAACGAAATTCTTACAGCCATTGGGGACACAGCCCAAATGGATTAG
- the licT gene encoding BglG family transcription antiterminator LicT, whose amino-acid sequence MEIKKVFNNNVVLTQNREGQEMVVMGRGLAFQKKAGDTIEEDKIEKTFVLDNHGVSDKIGELLREVPEEYLTIADRIISLAKARLGAGLDDYAYVALMDHISFAVTRHKQGMVLRNALIWEIKKYYKEEFSIGLQGLDVIEEETGIRMEEDEAASIALHLVNSRVSGEGLDAAVQIVKVVNDTLNIVKYHYKMEIDESSINYERFLTHLRFFAIRLVRQEKADTPPGDDFMFTQVQRRYPEAFACSEKVASYVEKTFNWSISNDEKVYLTIHIHRVTSRQELNRQG is encoded by the coding sequence ATGGAGATTAAAAAGGTATTCAACAATAATGTAGTGCTGACGCAAAATCGCGAAGGACAGGAAATGGTAGTCATGGGACGCGGCCTGGCTTTTCAAAAAAAAGCAGGCGACACGATCGAAGAGGATAAGATAGAAAAAACCTTTGTTCTGGACAATCACGGAGTTTCTGACAAAATTGGCGAGCTGCTACGTGAGGTACCGGAGGAATACTTAACCATTGCAGACCGGATTATCTCTCTAGCCAAAGCGCGGCTCGGTGCTGGCCTTGATGATTATGCTTATGTGGCGCTTATGGACCATATCAGCTTTGCTGTCACCCGCCACAAGCAAGGCATGGTTCTTCGTAATGCGCTTATTTGGGAAATTAAAAAGTATTATAAAGAAGAGTTTTCTATTGGCTTGCAGGGACTTGACGTCATTGAGGAAGAAACAGGGATCCGTATGGAGGAAGATGAAGCAGCCTCTATTGCCCTCCACCTCGTGAACAGCCGTGTATCAGGGGAAGGCCTGGATGCTGCTGTGCAAATCGTTAAAGTCGTTAATGATACGCTCAATATCGTCAAATATCATTACAAAATGGAAATTGATGAAAGCTCTATTAATTACGAGCGCTTTTTAACGCATCTCCGCTTTTTTGCTATCCGACTTGTCCGGCAGGAAAAAGCTGACACGCCACCCGGGGACGATTTTATGTTTACGCAGGTGCAGAGACGCTATCCTGAAGCGTTTGCCTGCAGTGAAAAGGTCGCCTCTTATGTAGAAAAAACGTTTAACTGGTCTATCTCAAACGACGAAAAAGTATATTTGACGATTCATATTCACCGTGTTACGTCAAGGCAGGAATTGAACCGGCAGGGATGA
- a CDS encoding beta-glucoside-specific PTS transporter subunit IIABC, translated as MKYEQLAREIIANVGGKENVSSLVHCITRLRFKLKDESKANTEVLKNMDDVVTVMKSGGQYQVVIGNHVPDVYKAVVAEGGFQGQSPVEVEEGPKGSLFNRFIDMISSIFTPVLGVLAASGMIKGFNALFVALGWIENTSGTYQILNATGDALFYFLPIFLGYTAIKKFGGTPFIGMAIGAALVYPALSTLTAGKPLYTLFEGTMFASPIFVTFLGIPVILMSYSSSVIPIILATFFAAKVEKWLRTFIPDVIKAFVVPLFTLLIVVPITFMVIGPIATWASSLLGQGSLFLYNLSPVIAGILLGGLWQVIVIFGLHWGLVPIAINNVATMGYDTILAPVFAASFAQIGAVLAIVIKTKNQKLKSLSIPAFISGIFGVTEPAIYGITLPLKKPFIISCIGAAIGGAIAGFTNVKGFIIGGLGIFGIPSYISPDGLGMDLWGALISIVVGFIAAFILTMLFGGINKEQSATTPAGIPAASHEIAATKLQTEEVVSPLNGEVLKLSQVKDAAFSSGALGFGAAIEPSEGKLRAPVSGTVSALFPTNHAIGITTDSGTDVLIHIGMDTVQLEGKYFTAHTASGEYVEKGQLLIEFDIEQIKKAGKSLTTPIVVTNHSQDGLELTDQKQVKTGDSLFKLIH; from the coding sequence ATGAAGTACGAACAGTTGGCAAGAGAGATTATTGCAAATGTAGGCGGGAAAGAAAACGTTTCCAGTTTAGTTCACTGTATTACACGTCTGCGCTTTAAGTTAAAAGATGAAAGTAAAGCCAATACCGAAGTTCTTAAAAACATGGATGATGTTGTAACCGTGATGAAAAGCGGAGGGCAGTATCAAGTCGTGATCGGCAATCACGTGCCAGATGTGTATAAAGCAGTAGTGGCGGAAGGCGGGTTCCAGGGCCAGTCACCTGTCGAGGTGGAAGAAGGGCCAAAAGGGTCGCTTTTCAATCGTTTTATTGACATGATCTCCAGCATCTTTACCCCTGTTCTAGGAGTGCTGGCAGCTTCCGGGATGATCAAAGGTTTTAATGCCTTATTTGTAGCGCTTGGCTGGATTGAGAATACTTCCGGCACCTATCAAATTTTAAATGCCACTGGCGATGCTTTGTTTTACTTCCTGCCAATCTTTTTAGGTTATACAGCGATTAAGAAATTTGGCGGCACACCGTTTATTGGGATGGCTATAGGGGCTGCGTTAGTGTATCCAGCACTTTCTACATTAACAGCTGGTAAACCGCTTTATACGCTATTTGAAGGAACGATGTTTGCATCACCGATTTTTGTGACTTTCTTAGGTATTCCAGTTATTTTAATGTCTTACTCATCATCTGTTATTCCGATTATCCTTGCCACTTTTTTTGCGGCTAAAGTAGAAAAATGGCTGAGAACCTTTATTCCAGATGTAATTAAAGCTTTTGTTGTTCCTTTGTTCACTCTGCTGATTGTTGTTCCTATTACATTTATGGTAATCGGCCCAATAGCCACATGGGCAAGCAGTCTGTTAGGCCAGGGGTCATTATTTCTTTATAACTTAAGCCCAGTCATTGCAGGTATTCTGCTTGGCGGACTATGGCAGGTCATTGTTATTTTCGGTCTTCATTGGGGATTGGTACCGATTGCGATCAACAACGTGGCCACAATGGGATATGACACAATTCTAGCTCCTGTGTTTGCGGCATCCTTTGCACAGATCGGGGCAGTTCTCGCTATTGTGATCAAAACAAAGAACCAAAAGTTGAAATCATTAAGTATTCCGGCCTTTATCTCGGGCATCTTCGGTGTTACAGAGCCGGCTATTTACGGAATTACCCTGCCATTAAAGAAACCATTTATTATCAGCTGTATTGGTGCAGCGATCGGTGGAGCTATTGCCGGCTTTACAAATGTAAAGGGTTTCATTATAGGCGGTCTTGGTATCTTCGGTATTCCTTCTTATATTAGTCCTGATGGGCTGGGGATGGATCTATGGGGTGCGCTTATCTCAATCGTGGTTGGTTTTATCGCAGCATTCATTTTAACCATGTTATTTGGCGGAATTAACAAGGAACAATCTGCAACTACGCCGGCAGGAATCCCTGCGGCTTCTCATGAAATAGCAGCAACAAAGCTTCAGACTGAAGAAGTGGTAAGTCCATTAAACGGAGAAGTACTGAAACTATCACAAGTAAAAGATGCAGCATTTTCATCAGGTGCATTAGGTTTTGGTGCAGCCATTGAACCAAGTGAAGGAAAGTTACGTGCTCCTGTATCGGGAACCGTTTCGGCATTGTTTCCAACAAATCATGCAATCGGTATTACAACAGACTCAGGTACAGACGTTTTGATTCACATTGGAATGGATACCGTTCAACTTGAAGGAAAGTACTTCACAGCCCATACAGCTTCGGGTGAATATGTGGAAAAAGGGCAGTTACTGATCGAATTTGATATCGAGCAAATTAAAAAAGCGGGTAAGTCACTCACTACTCCTATTGTGGTAACAAACCATAGTCAAGATGGTTTAGAGCTGACTGACCAAAAACAAGTAAAAACAGGCGATTCATTATTTAAACTTATACACTAA
- a CDS encoding 6-phospho-beta-glucosidase — MTFPKGFLWGGAIAANQAEGAYLADGKGLTTVDLLPTGKKRFDIMFGNLPSYEPLEGEFYPSHEAIDFYHRYKEDIALFAEMGFKALRLSISWARVFPNGDDAEPNEAGLQFYDNVFDELLKHGIEPVVTIAHFDVPVNLVKNYGSWRNRKLVTFFETYSTTLFKRYKDKVKYWMTFNEINMLLHLPFVGAGLVFEEGEDQKQVKYQAAHHQLVASALAVKAGHEIIPDAKIGCMLAAGQTYPYSCDPEDVFDAMEKDRDSFFFIDVQSRGKYPGYAKRFFRDNNIKIEMEEQDEELLKNHTVDYIGFSYYASRTTSTDPEINKTTSGNVFGSIENPHLEKSEWGWTIDPKGFRITANQLYDRYQKPLFVVENGLGAVDVPSEDEEVNDDYRIEYLRKHVAEMSEAIEDGVEIIGYTSWGPIDIVSASTGEMKKRYGYIYVDKDNEGNGTLNRSKKKSFDWYKEVIATNGEKG; from the coding sequence ATGACTTTTCCAAAAGGATTTTTATGGGGCGGCGCGATTGCCGCTAATCAGGCAGAAGGTGCATATTTAGCAGATGGGAAGGGATTAACGACAGTCGATTTGCTGCCAACAGGGAAGAAGCGCTTCGACATTATGTTTGGCAACCTGCCTTCTTATGAACCACTTGAAGGAGAGTTCTACCCATCGCATGAAGCGATTGATTTCTACCATCGTTACAAAGAGGATATTGCCCTGTTTGCAGAAATGGGCTTTAAAGCATTGCGTTTATCGATTTCATGGGCGAGAGTTTTTCCAAACGGAGATGACGCTGAACCGAACGAAGCAGGGCTGCAATTTTATGACAATGTGTTTGATGAGCTGTTAAAGCATGGGATCGAACCGGTCGTAACGATTGCGCATTTTGATGTGCCAGTGAATTTAGTGAAGAATTACGGCAGCTGGAGAAACCGTAAGCTTGTTACTTTCTTTGAAACATATTCGACAACGCTATTCAAGCGATATAAAGACAAGGTAAAGTATTGGATGACTTTTAACGAAATCAATATGCTTTTGCATCTGCCGTTTGTCGGGGCAGGCCTTGTATTTGAAGAAGGTGAAGACCAGAAGCAGGTGAAGTACCAGGCGGCCCACCACCAATTGGTTGCCAGTGCACTAGCTGTGAAAGCCGGACATGAAATAATTCCTGATGCCAAAATCGGCTGCATGCTGGCTGCCGGGCAGACGTACCCTTATTCGTGTGACCCGGAGGATGTATTTGATGCGATGGAAAAAGACCGTGATTCCTTTTTCTTTATCGATGTTCAGTCCCGGGGCAAATACCCTGGCTATGCAAAGAGATTTTTCAGAGATAACAATATAAAGATCGAAATGGAAGAGCAGGATGAAGAGCTGCTCAAAAATCATACAGTAGATTATATTGGCTTTAGCTATTACGCCAGCCGTACAACAAGCACAGACCCGGAAATCAATAAGACCACTTCTGGAAATGTGTTTGGATCTATTGAAAATCCTCATTTAGAAAAGTCCGAGTGGGGCTGGACCATTGACCCGAAAGGTTTCCGTATAACAGCTAACCAATTGTACGACCGCTATCAAAAACCTTTATTTGTTGTGGAAAATGGTTTGGGTGCTGTGGATGTTCCATCAGAAGATGAAGAAGTGAATGACGATTACCGTATCGAGTACTTACGAAAGCACGTGGCGGAAATGTCCGAAGCGATTGAAGACGGCGTTGAGATTATCGGCTATACAAGTTGGGGACCGATCGATATTGTCAGTGCCTCAACAGGTGAAATGAAAAAGCGTTATGGCTACATTTATGTAGATAAAGACAATGAAGGCAATGGAACACTCAATCGTTCAAAGAAAAAGAGCTTCGACTGGTATAAAGAAGTGATTGCAACAAATGGAGAAAAAGGATAA
- a CDS encoding DsbA family oxidoreductase, whose product MTLKIKVYSDYVCPFCFLAEKPLEEAIKGKDVEVEWMPYELRPYPNETLKPEGGYLQNTWKQSVYPMAEQMGIQIVLPKVSPQPYTHLAFEGYQYAKEKGKGNEYNDRMLRAFFQEEQDIASIDVLTKLAGEIGLDQTEYREVLETRKYKAVHQKALKQAYNEADITAVPTFVIGDAKAAGVQSKETLEQLIKDEIGRQKPDFPEGMACGVDGC is encoded by the coding sequence ATGACTTTAAAGATAAAAGTGTATTCAGATTACGTCTGTCCTTTTTGTTTCCTGGCAGAAAAACCGCTGGAAGAAGCGATAAAAGGAAAAGATGTTGAAGTGGAATGGATGCCCTATGAGCTTCGTCCATATCCAAATGAAACATTAAAGCCGGAAGGCGGTTATTTGCAAAACACGTGGAAACAGTCCGTGTATCCGATGGCTGAACAGATGGGCATTCAGATTGTCCTTCCAAAAGTGTCACCTCAGCCATATACGCACTTGGCGTTTGAGGGCTACCAATACGCTAAGGAAAAAGGGAAAGGCAATGAATACAATGACCGCATGCTGCGGGCTTTTTTCCAGGAAGAGCAGGACATTGCCAGCATTGATGTACTAACGAAACTAGCGGGTGAGATTGGTTTAGATCAAACAGAATACCGCGAAGTATTGGAAACAAGAAAATATAAAGCAGTCCATCAGAAAGCACTTAAGCAAGCTTATAACGAAGCGGATATCACAGCGGTACCGACTTTTGTGATTGGTGATGCGAAAGCGGCCGGCGTTCAATCAAAAGAAACATTAGAACAGCTGATCAAGGATGAGATCGGCAGGCAGAAACCCGATTTTCCCGAAGGAATGGCGTGCGGCGTTGATGGCTGTTAA